Proteins encoded together in one Marispirochaeta sp. window:
- a CDS encoding amidohydrolase family protein, whose product MSSIIDSHHHLWNYSEAEYGWISPEMSALRRDFTPQMLFPELTSVGIDGTVAVQARQTLAETDWLLSLAENSPFIKGVVGWFPLSDPALENEIDLRLRFSASVRLVGVRHVVQDEPDPLFILGDDFNRGVDILERYGLIYDILVAEHQLPAAMEFVDRHPNQFFVLDHAAKPRIAAEELEPWSANLSELARRGNVSCKVSGIVTEANWNSWTPESLKPYLDRIFEAFGPRRLMFGSDWPVCLLAAEYREWYQTVKSYCAGLSPDEQEWVFGRSAELMYGLEEL is encoded by the coding sequence ATGAGCAGTATAATAGATTCGCATCACCACCTGTGGAATTACTCTGAGGCGGAGTACGGCTGGATCAGTCCGGAAATGTCGGCCCTTAGACGGGATTTTACCCCTCAGATGCTCTTTCCTGAGCTGACTTCCGTCGGGATCGACGGGACTGTCGCAGTACAGGCGCGGCAGACCCTTGCGGAAACGGACTGGCTTCTGTCTCTGGCAGAAAATTCCCCGTTTATCAAAGGAGTAGTCGGCTGGTTTCCCTTGAGTGACCCCGCCTTGGAGAATGAGATCGACCTCAGGCTGCGGTTCAGCGCCTCCGTCCGCCTGGTGGGGGTACGGCATGTTGTGCAGGACGAGCCGGATCCCCTGTTTATTTTGGGCGATGATTTCAACCGCGGAGTTGATATCCTGGAAAGATACGGCCTGATTTACGATATTCTCGTGGCGGAGCATCAGCTCCCGGCTGCTATGGAGTTTGTGGACCGTCATCCGAATCAGTTTTTTGTTCTGGACCATGCAGCCAAACCGCGCATCGCCGCGGAAGAACTGGAGCCCTGGTCTGCCAACCTGTCGGAACTTGCCCGGCGGGGGAACGTCAGCTGCAAGGTCTCAGGGATAGTGACCGAGGCAAACTGGAACAGCTGGACTCCCGAGAGCCTGAAGCCGTATCTGGACCGCATTTTTGAGGCCTTTGGTCCCCGGCGGCTTATGTTCGGGAGCGACTGGCCGGTATGCCTGCTGGCTGCTGAATACCGGGAATGGTACCAAACGGTAAAAAGCTACTGCGCCGGGCTGAGCCCGGATGAGCAGGAGTGGGTATTCGGCAGGAGTGCTGAACTGATGTATGGATTAGAGGAGTTATGA
- a CDS encoding L-rhamnose mutarotase, producing MVRHGQVIKLKPGVLESYAKYHSEVWPGVLSKITECNIRNYSIFHKDGFLFAYFEYVGEDFAADMQKMADDPLTQEWWDIMNPMQEPLETRGKGEWWAEMDEVFHHD from the coding sequence ATGGTTCGACATGGTCAAGTAATCAAACTGAAACCCGGAGTGTTGGAGAGTTACGCAAAGTATCACAGTGAGGTCTGGCCCGGAGTTCTGTCGAAGATTACAGAATGCAACATCAGAAACTACTCGATTTTCCACAAGGACGGCTTCCTCTTTGCCTACTTTGAATATGTGGGTGAGGATTTTGCCGCGGACATGCAAAAAATGGCCGATGATCCGCTGACCCAGGAGTGGTGGGACATCATGAACCCCATGCAGGAGCCCCTGGAGACCCGGGGAAAAGGAGAATGGTGGGCAGAAATGGATGAGGTTTTTCACCACGATTAA
- a CDS encoding aldo/keto reductase: MDELMRKMRIVSSAGLMENQLMNNENMRQAIGTTELMVPKLIFGTSALGNLYRELDLSSKLKIVESWFREMDPPVCIDSAGKYGAGLALEEIGNALRFLDVPQERVIISNKLGWKRVPLEADEPTFEPGVWKNLSCDAVQSISYEGILECWEQGNRLLGSTCRAQMLSVHDPDEYIAAAGSESARKKRFARILDAYRALDDLKKDGEASAIGVGSKDWRVIRDLVEKTDLDWVMLAGSLTVYTHPRELLQFIAELDRNGVFVINSALFNSGFLVGGTFFDYKPVNPGEDPELFHWRSGFNRACRDFGVSSADACVEFGLAPRAVKSVAMNTTRPERVGENVASVEKQAPREFWERLLAEGLISVTPEQLK; encoded by the coding sequence ATGGATGAACTTATGCGTAAAATGCGCATTGTCAGCAGCGCCGGGCTGATGGAGAATCAATTAATGAATAATGAAAACATGCGTCAGGCCATTGGCACTACGGAACTGATGGTGCCGAAACTGATTTTTGGAACCAGTGCTCTGGGAAACCTCTATCGCGAGCTTGACCTGTCGTCCAAGCTGAAAATCGTAGAAAGCTGGTTCAGAGAAATGGACCCTCCGGTCTGCATCGACAGTGCCGGCAAGTACGGTGCGGGCCTTGCTCTTGAGGAAATCGGCAATGCACTTCGTTTTCTTGATGTACCGCAGGAGCGCGTTATTATAAGCAACAAGCTCGGATGGAAGCGTGTGCCCCTTGAGGCTGATGAACCCACCTTTGAGCCCGGGGTATGGAAGAACCTGAGCTGCGACGCTGTGCAGTCTATCAGCTATGAGGGCATACTGGAGTGCTGGGAGCAGGGAAACCGGCTTCTTGGCAGTACCTGCAGGGCTCAGATGCTCTCGGTTCACGATCCTGACGAGTATATTGCTGCTGCCGGGTCCGAGTCTGCCAGGAAAAAGAGATTCGCCCGGATTCTGGATGCATACCGTGCCCTGGATGACTTAAAGAAGGATGGCGAGGCTTCGGCCATCGGAGTGGGTTCAAAAGACTGGCGGGTGATCCGGGACCTGGTTGAAAAGACTGATCTGGACTGGGTGATGCTCGCCGGAAGTTTAACGGTCTACACTCATCCCCGGGAGCTTCTGCAGTTTATTGCCGAACTTGACCGGAACGGGGTTTTTGTTATCAATTCAGCTCTCTTCAATTCCGGTTTTCTGGTGGGGGGTACATTCTTTGATTATAAGCCGGTAAATCCCGGTGAGGACCCGGAGCTTTTCCATTGGCGAAGCGGTTTCAACCGGGCCTGCCGGGACTTCGGGGTGAGCTCCGCGGATGCCTGCGTCGAGTTCGGCCTGGCACCCAGGGCAGTAAAGTCTGTGGCCATGAATACCACCCGCCCGGAGCGGGTAGGGGAGAATGTCGCCAGTGTGGAAAAACAGGCTCCCCGGGAATTCTGGGAACGGCTCCTGGCCGAGGGATTGATATCGGTAACCCCGGAGCAGCTGAAATGA
- a CDS encoding response regulator: MYRLILVDDEAIIRDGISTCLPWDTNGFMLAGMFENGQQALEYLKNNHVDVVISDINMPRMDGLELSGHISRSFPETEVIILTGFDDFEYAQEAVKYQVRDFLLKPITAAELGTVLETVKKELDEKKEARALQEQMKEKLEQSFPLLRERFLYRLATGRLEPEIIRRRKEYFQWNDLGCFYQILMLEIPASWSELERVALAESVRAELQDYDELFTDQEENLVLLLQEKDEDSMALKAREIARGAYREVSRLRKDQIAAGCGRIVQTLSDLPDSFTGARNALDYSQVLGLSQIVFIDEVRNRKTISPEGFTLLSGRILDQLKAGGERQTREAVEELFRYMESHYLTMNEAAYYFIRLHSILLYFLQEMDLSLDDQSLIAYQPSSFHSLRDAQGFFDRMIGEIEGSIRARRHEMMISRVEKAKKIIAEEYADPTFSLTRMCDKLYLSTSQFSVLFKEGTGQTFVEYLTSCRINAAKQLLKTTDLKSYEIAECTGYTDPRYFSLLFRRHTNMTPMEYRKSLEQ; encoded by the coding sequence ATGTATAGGCTTATTCTGGTAGATGACGAGGCCATCATCCGCGACGGCATATCCACGTGTCTTCCCTGGGACACAAACGGGTTTATGCTGGCCGGTATGTTTGAGAACGGACAGCAGGCCCTGGAATATCTGAAGAATAATCATGTGGATGTAGTCATCTCGGATATAAACATGCCCAGAATGGATGGACTCGAGCTGAGCGGCCATATCTCCCGCTCTTTTCCCGAGACAGAGGTGATAATCCTTACCGGTTTCGACGATTTTGAATACGCCCAGGAAGCGGTTAAATACCAGGTACGTGATTTTCTGCTCAAGCCGATAACGGCTGCTGAACTGGGAACTGTTCTTGAAACGGTAAAAAAGGAACTCGACGAAAAAAAAGAGGCCCGGGCCCTGCAGGAACAGATGAAGGAAAAGCTGGAACAGAGCTTTCCTCTCCTCCGGGAGCGCTTTCTCTACCGTCTGGCCACCGGCAGGCTGGAGCCGGAGATCATACGGAGAAGAAAGGAGTATTTCCAGTGGAACGACCTGGGCTGCTTCTATCAGATTTTGATGCTGGAAATTCCCGCCTCCTGGAGCGAACTGGAACGGGTCGCCCTTGCCGAATCGGTCAGGGCGGAACTGCAGGACTATGATGAACTTTTTACGGATCAGGAAGAGAATCTGGTCCTGCTGCTGCAGGAAAAAGATGAAGACAGCATGGCGCTCAAGGCGCGGGAGATCGCCCGGGGAGCCTACCGTGAAGTTTCCCGGCTGCGCAAGGACCAGATCGCGGCCGGATGCGGCCGGATTGTCCAGACCCTTTCCGACCTGCCCGACTCTTTTACCGGCGCGCGTAACGCCCTCGATTATTCGCAGGTTCTCGGCCTCTCCCAGATCGTTTTCATCGACGAAGTGCGCAACAGAAAAACCATCTCTCCGGAAGGCTTCACCCTTCTTTCCGGGAGGATCCTCGATCAGCTCAAAGCGGGAGGCGAACGCCAGACCAGGGAGGCGGTAGAAGAGCTCTTCCGTTACATGGAGAGCCACTATCTGACCATGAACGAGGCGGCCTACTATTTTATCCGCCTCCATTCCATTCTGCTCTACTTTCTGCAGGAGATGGATCTTTCTCTGGATGACCAGTCCCTCATTGCCTACCAGCCAAGCTCCTTCCATTCCCTTCGTGATGCCCAGGGCTTCTTTGACCGCATGATTGGGGAAATCGAAGGCAGTATCCGGGCACGGCGTCATGAGATGATGATCTCCCGGGTGGAGAAAGCTAAAAAGATTATCGCCGAGGAGTACGCCGATCCCACTTTCTCGCTTACCCGGATGTGCGACAAACTCTACCTGTCCACCAGCCAGTTCAGTGTCCTGTTCAAGGAGGGGACCGGCCAGACCTTTGTTGAATACCTGACTTCCTGCCGTATCAATGCCGCCAAACAGCTTCTTAAAACCACGGATTTAAAGAGCTATGAGATTGCCGAGTGCACGGGGTATACCGATCCGCGTTATTTTTCCCTGCTTTTCAGAAGGCATACGAACATGACTCCCATGGAATACCGGAAGAGTCTGGAGCAATGA
- a CDS encoding L-fucose isomerase — protein MAAKRLYNAFPKIGIRPTIDGRQRGVRESLEEQTMNMAKAAARLISENLRYPNGDPVDCVIADRTIGGVAESAMCARKFADQGVGVSLTVTPCWCYGTETMDMDPFTPKAVWGFNGTERPGAVYLAAVLAGYAQKGLPAFGIYGREVQDADDTSVPGDVRDKILGFARAGLAVAMMRGTSYLSMGSVSMGIAGSIVNDSFFQDYLGMRNEYIDMSEFIRRIDEEIYDKEEFKKALAWTNKFCKVGQDPNSANQQRGPEQKEQDWEFVVKMTLIARDLMNGNPRLGELGFGEEAMGHNALVAGFQGQRQWTDHFPNGDFMETMLNTSFDWNGPRQPYILATENDSLNGAAMLFGHLLTNTAQIFSDVRTYWSPEAIERVTGQKMTGAAAGGLIHLINSGSTCLDGSGEQRKNGKPAIKPFWEIDEDEIQACLAATEFCPADAGYFRGGGYSTDFLTLGGMPVTMSRINIVKGLGPVLQIAEGETVSLSDDVHRTLDDRTNPTWPTTWFAPRLTGNGAFRDVYQVMANWGANHGAISYGHIGADLITLASILRIPVCMHNVDQERIFRPAAWNAFGMDKEGADYRACANFGSLYGA, from the coding sequence ATGGCAGCAAAAAGACTCTATAACGCCTTTCCGAAAATCGGGATCCGGCCGACCATAGACGGCCGGCAGCGGGGTGTCCGGGAATCCCTGGAAGAGCAGACCATGAACATGGCCAAGGCTGCGGCCCGGCTGATCAGCGAAAACCTGCGCTACCCCAACGGCGATCCGGTGGACTGTGTTATAGCCGACAGAACCATCGGCGGCGTGGCCGAATCGGCCATGTGTGCCCGGAAGTTTGCCGACCAGGGGGTCGGGGTCTCCCTGACGGTAACTCCCTGCTGGTGCTACGGCACCGAGACCATGGATATGGACCCCTTTACGCCAAAGGCTGTCTGGGGATTCAACGGTACCGAACGGCCGGGTGCGGTTTACCTGGCAGCGGTGCTGGCCGGCTATGCCCAGAAAGGACTTCCCGCTTTCGGAATCTACGGCCGTGAGGTTCAGGATGCTGATGATACCTCCGTCCCCGGAGATGTCCGCGACAAGATTCTCGGCTTTGCCAGGGCAGGTCTGGCGGTGGCGATGATGCGCGGCACGAGCTACCTCTCCATGGGATCGGTTTCCATGGGAATCGCCGGTTCCATCGTGAATGACAGCTTCTTCCAGGATTACCTGGGGATGCGGAACGAATACATCGATATGTCCGAGTTTATCCGGCGGATTGATGAGGAAATTTACGACAAGGAAGAGTTTAAAAAAGCCCTGGCCTGGACCAATAAGTTCTGCAAAGTAGGTCAGGATCCAAATTCTGCGAACCAGCAGCGCGGCCCTGAGCAGAAGGAGCAGGACTGGGAGTTTGTCGTTAAAATGACTCTGATCGCCAGGGACCTGATGAACGGAAATCCCAGGCTGGGAGAACTCGGCTTCGGCGAGGAGGCTATGGGACATAACGCGCTGGTTGCGGGCTTCCAGGGACAGCGTCAGTGGACCGATCACTTTCCCAATGGGGATTTCATGGAGACCATGCTGAACACTTCCTTCGACTGGAATGGTCCCCGTCAGCCCTATATCCTTGCCACGGAGAACGACAGCCTCAATGGAGCGGCCATGCTCTTCGGTCACCTTCTGACCAACACCGCACAGATCTTCTCCGATGTGCGTACCTACTGGAGTCCCGAGGCAATTGAGCGGGTAACCGGGCAGAAGATGACCGGTGCCGCCGCCGGAGGTTTGATCCACCTGATCAATTCCGGCTCAACCTGCCTTGACGGTTCGGGCGAACAGCGCAAAAACGGCAAACCGGCGATAAAGCCTTTCTGGGAGATCGATGAGGACGAGATTCAGGCCTGTCTTGCTGCTACGGAATTCTGTCCTGCCGACGCCGGTTACTTCCGGGGAGGCGGTTATTCCACCGATTTTCTTACCCTGGGCGGGATGCCGGTAACCATGTCCAGAATCAATATTGTCAAGGGCTTGGGACCGGTCCTGCAGATTGCTGAAGGCGAGACTGTAAGCCTGAGTGATGATGTCCACCGGACCCTGGATGACCGCACCAATCCGACCTGGCCTACCACCTGGTTCGCACCGCGTCTGACAGGCAATGGCGCCTTCCGGGATGTCTATCAGGTTATGGCCAACTGGGGCGCGAACCATGGAGCCATCAGCTACGGTCATATCGGTGCAGATCTGATCACCCTGGCCTCGATCCTGCGGATACCTGTCTGCATGCACAATGTCGACCAGGAGCGGATTTTCCGTCCTGCCGCCTGGAATGCCTTCGGCATGGATAAAGAGGGTGCGGACTATCGGGCCTGCGCCAACTTCGGATCCCTTTACGGAGCCTGA
- a CDS encoding sensor histidine kinase, with protein MRKSIGFGTLGSRIYITFTVMIFATIFIMQLIAFRFTLNTVRNSTLETNQAMLGQLTRQIDSYIQGMERIASAVLDDPGLQRLLTEEGIGGDRLAVQTMLTHYIQARDDISEILIFPPDGSVIASDPEMEINPWTDFTERPWYIEAVAAGGRIVVSGSYVQNLVKGQYSWVVSLSRQIIDADSGKELGVLLVDLKFNRIQELCQSMVIGKKGYNFVIDEQGNYVFHPTQQLVYSDLKREPIDRILDLTGYGERITYSDGERYFMVDTSPLTGWHMVSVLRSDEIITEWSNVQIGYAIIGLVLFLIVGIATNSVTLGITKPIRQLQNTMKSVDTGDFQLVGRIRATEEIRELAREYDIMVSRIRELMQENIREQELKRKSDLKALQAQINPHFLYNTLDSIIWMGEMKQHSEVVLMTSALSKLFRISISKGRELISIKDEIDHVQSYLTIEDMRYRNKFDYIIDVEPALYEFEILKITLQPLVENAIYHGIKEIDGRGRISIKGEKRDDTIVFTVQDNGRGMEAEKLRLLNSALKDPFQEQGRHARGGMGVGIRNVHARLMLYFGEDYGLSCESRRGEGTTITILFPARKGDYPA; from the coding sequence ATGAGAAAAAGCATCGGCTTCGGGACCCTTGGTTCCCGCATATACATCACCTTTACCGTGATGATCTTCGCCACCATTTTTATCATGCAGCTGATAGCCTTCCGCTTTACCCTGAATACTGTACGGAATTCCACGCTGGAAACAAACCAGGCGATGCTGGGTCAGCTGACCCGCCAGATAGATTCATACATTCAGGGAATGGAACGAATTGCCTCTGCAGTTCTGGACGATCCGGGCCTGCAGCGTCTTCTGACAGAAGAAGGAATCGGGGGAGACCGCTTGGCCGTACAGACCATGCTTACCCATTATATTCAGGCACGGGACGATATTTCCGAAATACTCATCTTTCCCCCCGATGGATCAGTTATAGCGAGCGACCCGGAGATGGAAATAAATCCCTGGACTGATTTTACAGAACGCCCCTGGTATATAGAGGCAGTCGCCGCCGGCGGACGAATTGTGGTTTCCGGCTCCTACGTTCAGAATCTGGTTAAGGGCCAGTACTCCTGGGTGGTTTCCCTGAGCCGGCAGATTATTGACGCAGACAGCGGAAAAGAGCTGGGAGTTCTTCTGGTCGATCTCAAGTTCAACAGAATCCAGGAGCTGTGTCAGTCCATGGTTATCGGGAAAAAAGGGTATAATTTTGTTATCGATGAGCAAGGCAACTATGTTTTTCATCCAACACAGCAGCTGGTCTACAGCGATCTGAAAAGAGAACCCATCGACCGGATACTGGATCTGACAGGCTACGGCGAGCGGATAACCTACAGCGACGGAGAGCGCTATTTCATGGTGGATACCTCCCCCCTGACCGGATGGCACATGGTGAGTGTGCTTCGTTCCGACGAAATTATCACCGAATGGAGCAATGTTCAGATCGGCTATGCCATTATCGGACTGGTACTCTTTCTGATTGTGGGCATTGCAACCAATTCTGTTACCCTCGGAATTACCAAACCGATCAGGCAGCTTCAGAACACCATGAAGAGCGTTGATACCGGAGATTTTCAGCTGGTCGGACGTATCCGGGCGACTGAAGAAATCCGTGAACTGGCCAGGGAATACGACATAATGGTGAGCAGAATACGCGAGCTGATGCAGGAGAATATTCGCGAACAGGAACTCAAGCGTAAGAGCGATCTTAAGGCACTGCAGGCACAGATAAATCCACACTTCCTTTACAATACTCTTGATTCCATTATCTGGATGGGAGAGATGAAGCAGCACTCCGAGGTTGTTCTTATGACCTCCGCCCTCTCCAAGCTGTTCCGCATCAGCATAAGCAAGGGACGGGAGCTGATTTCCATAAAGGACGAGATAGACCATGTCCAATCCTACCTGACCATTGAGGATATGAGGTACCGAAACAAGTTCGACTATATAATCGACGTAGAACCTGCTCTGTACGAGTTCGAAATCCTGAAGATAACCCTCCAGCCTCTGGTGGAAAACGCCATCTACCACGGAATAAAGGAGATTGACGGAAGAGGCCGTATCAGCATAAAAGGTGAAAAAAGGGATGATACCATAGTCTTCACCGTTCAGGATAACGGCAGAGGAATGGAAGCCGAGAAGCTCCGTCTCCTGAATTCCGCCTTGAAGGATCCATTCCAGGAACAGGGACGCCATGCAAGGGGAGGTATGGGTGTAGGCATACGCAATGTCCACGCCAGGCTGATGCTGTACTTCGGCGAGGACTATGGACTCTCCTGCGAAAGCCGCCGGGGAGAGGGAACCACCATTACCATCCTGTTTCCTGCCAGAAAAGGAGATTATCCTGCATGA
- a CDS encoding substrate-binding domain-containing protein — protein sequence MNSVPPLIILAATDYKRLVPSVERASELGIPVVTFDSAVNSTIPVSFIATDNIEAGEKAGTEMKRLIFARDRKEIAIVSHIKETATAIDREAGVRKALEGETIIGTWFIDVEQEKAYRITLELLKNENLGGIIALNEAAALGVGDAIAERKAEDRVLVVGFDNATQELAYLEAGVIDALVVQRPYNMGYMTVKSAAEFLLGKPIPSFIDTGSILITRENMFSREYQELLFPVQNIGQPE from the coding sequence TTGAACAGCGTCCCCCCCCTCATTATTCTCGCGGCCACCGATTACAAGCGCCTGGTCCCTTCGGTTGAACGGGCCAGTGAGCTGGGCATTCCGGTTGTTACCTTCGATTCGGCAGTGAATTCAACCATTCCGGTCTCGTTTATTGCCACTGATAACATAGAGGCGGGAGAGAAGGCCGGAACAGAAATGAAGCGCCTGATATTCGCCCGGGACAGAAAAGAGATTGCCATAGTAAGTCACATAAAGGAGACTGCTACTGCGATTGACCGGGAAGCGGGAGTGCGGAAGGCTCTGGAGGGTGAGACCATCATAGGGACCTGGTTTATCGATGTGGAGCAGGAGAAGGCCTACAGGATTACCCTCGAACTCCTGAAGAACGAAAATCTGGGCGGCATTATCGCCCTGAACGAGGCTGCTGCCCTGGGAGTCGGCGACGCGATCGCGGAAAGGAAAGCGGAAGATCGGGTTCTGGTGGTCGGCTTTGACAACGCCACCCAGGAACTGGCCTATCTCGAAGCCGGTGTTATCGATGCGCTGGTCGTCCAGCGGCCCTATAACATGGGCTACATGACTGTAAAAAGCGCTGCTGAATTTCTGCTTGGAAAACCGATTCCTTCGTTTATCGATACAGGATCCATACTCATTACCAGGGAAAATATGTTCAGCAGGGAATACCAGGAGCTCCTCTTCCCCGTTCAGAACATCGGACAGCCGGAATAA
- a CDS encoding XylR family transcriptional regulator, whose translation MKHVALGMGLSDYYDHGIARGIVRYAKEQPGWRLYGHGWMFSPLEDLSNWNGDGVIARIEYEEQVQSFSKLECPVVDVANAFRIPRVFNVSNDDYETGKLAGRYFSENGFTSFAYCGTSPGEWSRERLEGFKTETGFGDLPCFERPLKWWLKETYSVELALFLAKLPRPAALFTCNDKVGLRVSSICAGEGFAVPDELAILGVDNEDIPCELANPSLSSIELRLETIGAMAAARLDELMRSPGSTPRETKAVKVTPMDIIERKSSSAYASRDPLVVDVFRLIRAQDGHLRSVSDLVEELAMGRRSLETRFKQETGKTLHQSLISQKIRVASRILRTTNKTMEAVADEAGFGSTQRFFAHFRKQTGTTPADYRRAGNTM comes from the coding sequence ATGAAACATGTCGCCCTGGGAATGGGACTCTCCGACTACTACGATCACGGTATTGCCCGCGGTATAGTCCGATATGCCAAGGAACAGCCCGGATGGCGGCTCTACGGACACGGCTGGATGTTCTCTCCCCTGGAGGACCTTTCAAACTGGAACGGCGACGGAGTTATTGCCCGTATTGAATATGAGGAACAGGTACAGAGTTTCTCGAAACTTGAATGTCCGGTGGTGGATGTGGCCAACGCTTTCCGGATCCCCCGGGTTTTCAATGTCTCAAACGATGACTATGAAACAGGAAAACTCGCCGGACGCTACTTCAGCGAGAACGGGTTTACCTCCTTTGCCTATTGCGGTACATCTCCCGGTGAATGGTCCCGAGAGCGTCTTGAGGGTTTTAAAACGGAGACGGGTTTTGGTGACCTGCCTTGTTTTGAGAGGCCGCTTAAATGGTGGCTCAAGGAGACGTACAGCGTGGAGCTGGCCCTTTTTCTGGCCAAGCTTCCCAGGCCTGCGGCGCTCTTTACCTGCAATGACAAGGTCGGGCTGCGGGTCAGCAGCATCTGCGCCGGGGAGGGATTCGCCGTACCCGATGAGCTTGCGATTCTCGGCGTCGACAATGAGGATATTCCCTGTGAACTGGCCAACCCTTCCCTCTCCTCCATAGAGCTGCGCCTGGAGACGATCGGCGCCATGGCTGCAGCAAGGCTTGATGAGCTTATGAGAAGCCCCGGATCAACGCCGCGGGAGACAAAAGCTGTCAAAGTGACCCCCATGGACATCATCGAACGCAAATCAAGCTCCGCCTATGCCAGCAGGGATCCCCTTGTGGTGGATGTCTTCCGCCTTATCCGGGCACAGGACGGACACCTTAGGAGCGTCTCGGACCTGGTTGAGGAGCTTGCCATGGGAAGAAGATCTTTGGAGACCCGCTTTAAACAGGAGACCGGGAAGACCCTTCATCAGTCACTGATCAGCCAGAAAATCCGCGTTGCAAGCCGCATACTGCGAACAACAAACAAGACAATGGAAGCCGTCGCCGATGAAGCCGGGTTCGGCTCCACACAGCGTTTCTTCGCGCACTTTCGCAAGCAGACCGGGACAACTCCCGCGGATTATCGAAGAGCAGGAAACACAATGTAA
- a CDS encoding rhamnulokinase family protein yields the protein MRPEGAILAFDFGASSGRCIAGRLEGDSLEVEIVHRFANRPVKLNGRFHWDILGLYREILEGLIIYRRDFGGKILSLAIDTWGVDYGLIGKDGRLLANPYHYRDTRTDAVPEKLFVTVPEDELYAAGGIQMMSINTVFQLFAEQQENRELFESARAVAMTPDLLNYFLTGRLRSELSIASTSALVDPVQRDWNRPLLKKLGYPEKLFTPIINPGEELGRITPDVEAFTGLKETRVFATTSHDTQSAIAAVPAESDDFIYLSSGTWSLMGVESDEPVLTPRAAKLGFTNEIGAGGKISLLTNIMGLWLIQECKRIWDREGRIFDYSELVEMAEGARDFAALINPMDPRFTAPENMPGEIRAAAAESGQEIPRSEAQITRCIFESLALVYRRTMERIEELTGKSYPVIHIVGGGVKNQLLCRMTAEACGRPVVAGPAEATALGNIIVQAAGQSLVSGLAEGRRLVSSSVKPEQYSPGKRSLWNQAYSRFCTLYPL from the coding sequence ATGAGACCCGAAGGCGCCATCCTCGCCTTTGACTTCGGAGCTTCCTCCGGGCGCTGCATTGCCGGCCGTCTGGAGGGGGACTCCCTTGAGGTCGAAATTGTTCATCGCTTTGCTAACCGGCCGGTAAAACTGAACGGCCGCTTCCACTGGGACATCCTCGGCCTCTACCGGGAGATTCTGGAAGGACTTATTATCTACCGGCGCGATTTCGGCGGTAAGATCCTCTCCCTGGCAATCGATACATGGGGAGTCGATTACGGGCTTATTGGAAAAGACGGACGGCTCCTGGCCAATCCTTATCATTACCGGGACACTCGAACCGACGCGGTTCCGGAGAAGCTTTTTGTCACTGTTCCGGAGGATGAACTCTATGCCGCCGGCGGAATCCAGATGATGAGCATCAACACGGTGTTCCAGCTCTTCGCAGAGCAGCAGGAGAATCGGGAGCTTTTTGAGTCCGCCCGGGCAGTGGCGATGACCCCGGACCTGCTGAACTACTTCCTGACCGGCAGGCTGAGGAGTGAACTTTCCATTGCTTCTACCTCCGCTCTGGTCGATCCCGTACAGCGGGACTGGAATCGGCCTTTACTTAAAAAACTCGGTTATCCGGAAAAACTTTTTACACCGATCATTAACCCGGGAGAGGAACTGGGACGCATCACCCCCGACGTGGAGGCCTTTACAGGCTTAAAAGAGACAAGGGTCTTTGCAACGACTTCTCATGACACCCAATCGGCTATAGCTGCCGTCCCGGCGGAGTCGGATGATTTTATCTACCTTTCCTCCGGCACCTGGAGCCTGATGGGGGTTGAGTCGGACGAGCCGGTCCTTACCCCTCGGGCGGCGAAGCTCGGCTTTACTAATGAAATCGGGGCGGGAGGAAAGATCAGCCTGCTGACTAACATTATGGGGCTCTGGCTGATCCAGGAGTGCAAGCGCATCTGGGATCGTGAAGGAAGAATCTTTGATTACAGCGAGCTGGTCGAAATGGCCGAAGGAGCCCGGGATTTTGCTGCGCTGATTAATCCCATGGACCCGCGCTTTACAGCGCCGGAGAATATGCCGGGGGAAATTCGGGCTGCGGCTGCGGAGAGCGGGCAGGAAATCCCGCGGTCCGAGGCTCAAATCACTCGCTGCATTTTTGAGAGCCTGGCCCTGGTCTACCGCCGCACCATGGAACGGATTGAAGAGCTCACCGGAAAAAGCTACCCGGTAATCCATATAGTCGGCGGCGGTGTAAAGAATCAGCTCCTCTGTCGGATGACTGCCGAAGCATGCGGCCGTCCGGTAGTTGCAGGCCCGGCGGAAGCTACCGCCCTGGGGAACATCATCGTCCAGGCTGCCGGTCAGAGTCTGGTAAGCGGATTGGCAGAAGGCCGCCGACTGGTCTCCTCCTCAGTAAAACCGGAACAGTACAGCCCCGGCAAACGGTCCCTGTGGAACCAGGCTTACAGTCGCTTCTGCACACTCTATCCCTTGTAG